The following coding sequences lie in one Glycine max cultivar Williams 82 chromosome 19, Glycine_max_v4.0, whole genome shotgun sequence genomic window:
- the LOC100775277 gene encoding transcription termination factor MTERF5, chloroplastic isoform X1, whose amino-acid sequence MMKIFSSIQPRTPPFSLYKIFLSHYSRTQLSFPTKVFFCQAKSDGAFYSGTDGSLNLEVVSPTLLVAEKEEAKAVLTLFLKKQGLSNAIATRTSKKSDHFIDHLVSRLHSKHKSWYLAGRELTTLEIRDTLIPYLESLFEEHGDILVNVVENYPNPPGKDKSAVPIPPSNPVSDSKKLKAVSRVSETDPDGGNLRPHIVYLMDLGMDIEQIRSITRRFPSFAYYSLEGKIKPVVEFFLELGVPKENILTILTKRPQLCGISLSENLKPTMKFFESLGVDKNQWPKVIYRFPALLTYSRPKVMESIDFLLELGLSEESIGKILTRCPNIVSYSVEDNLRPTAKYFHSLGVEVGVLLFRCPQNFGLSIENNLKPATEFFLERGYTLEEIGTMISRYGALYTFSLTENLIPKWDFFLTTGYPKSELVKFPQYFGYNLEERVKPRFTIMKKYGVKLLLNQVLSLSSSNFDEALKKKMKKMQVS is encoded by the exons ATGATGAAGATTTTCTCCTCAATTCAACCACGCACCCCACCATTTTCGTTGTACAAGATTTTTCTCTCACACTACTCAAG GACTCAACTTTCTTTTCCTACAAAGGTCTTCTTTTGCCAGGCAAAATCTG ATGGTGCTTTTTACTCAGGCACAGACGGATCATTGAATTTAGAAGTGGTGTCTCCCACTCTGTTAGTAGCAGAAAAGGAAGAAGCCAAGGCTGTGTTGACCttgtttttaaagaaacaaGGTTTGAGCAATGCTATTGCCACTAGAACCAGCAAGAAGTCAGATCATTTTATTGATCACCTTGTCTCAAGGCTTCACTCTAAACACAAATCTTGGTATCTTGCAG GGAGAGAGCTAACGACTCTAGAGATCAGGGACACACTTATCCCTTATCTTGAATCTCTTTTCGAAGAGCATGGAGACATCCTAGTGAATGTAGTGGAAAACTATCCAAATCCACCTGGTAAGGATAAATCAGCTGTGCCGATTCCTCCTTCTAATCCAGTGTCAGACTCTAAGAAGCTTAAAGCTGTGTCTCGAGTGAGTGAGACAGACCCAGATGGTGGCAATCTTCGCCCTCATATTGTCTATCTCATGGACCTTGGTATGGATATTGAGCAGATTAGGAGTATCACACGACGATTTCCATCTTTTGCCTACTATAGCTTGGAGGGTAAAATTAAGCCAGTGGTTGAGTTTTTTCTTGAACTTGGAGTGCCAAAAGAGAACATTCTTACTATCCTCACTAAAAGACCTCAATTATGTGGAATCAGTCTATCTGAAAATCTTAAACCCACCATGAAGTTCTTTGAATCTTTGGGTGTTGACAAAAACCAATGGCCAAAGGTGATCTATCGCTTCCCAGCACTGCTAACTTATAGCAGGCCGAAAGTGATGGAAAGCATAGATTTTCTCCTTGAATTAGGCCTCTCAGAAGAGAGTATAGGTAAGATTTTAACTCGCTGCCCCAACATTGTTAGTTACAGTGTAGAGGACAATCTCCGACCCACGGCTAAGTACTTCCATTCTTTGGGGGTTGAAGTTGGCGTTCTTCTCTTCAGATGCCCTCAAAATTTTGGTCTTAGCATTGAGAACAACCTAAAGCCTGCAACAGAATTTTTCTTGGAGCGGGGATACACTTTGGAAGAAATTGGGACCATGATTTCAAGATATGGAGCCTTGTATACTTTCAGCTTGACTGAAAATTTGATTCCAAAATGGGATTTCTTCTTGACCACAGGTTACCCAAAATCTGAGTTGGTTAAGTTCCCTCAATATTTTGGATACAATTTAGAGGAAAGGGTTAAACCTAGATTcacaattatgaaaaaatatggaGTGAAGTTACTGCTGAATCAGGTTCTTTCACTGTCAAGCAGCAACTTTGATGAagccttgaaaaagaaaatgaagaaaatgcaaGTTAGTTAG
- the LOC100775277 gene encoding transcription termination factor MTERF5, chloroplastic isoform X2 gives MMKIFSSIQPRTPPFSLYKIFLSHYSRTQLSFPTKVFFCQAKSGTDGSLNLEVVSPTLLVAEKEEAKAVLTLFLKKQGLSNAIATRTSKKSDHFIDHLVSRLHSKHKSWYLAGRELTTLEIRDTLIPYLESLFEEHGDILVNVVENYPNPPGKDKSAVPIPPSNPVSDSKKLKAVSRVSETDPDGGNLRPHIVYLMDLGMDIEQIRSITRRFPSFAYYSLEGKIKPVVEFFLELGVPKENILTILTKRPQLCGISLSENLKPTMKFFESLGVDKNQWPKVIYRFPALLTYSRPKVMESIDFLLELGLSEESIGKILTRCPNIVSYSVEDNLRPTAKYFHSLGVEVGVLLFRCPQNFGLSIENNLKPATEFFLERGYTLEEIGTMISRYGALYTFSLTENLIPKWDFFLTTGYPKSELVKFPQYFGYNLEERVKPRFTIMKKYGVKLLLNQVLSLSSSNFDEALKKKMKKMQVS, from the exons ATGATGAAGATTTTCTCCTCAATTCAACCACGCACCCCACCATTTTCGTTGTACAAGATTTTTCTCTCACACTACTCAAG GACTCAACTTTCTTTTCCTACAAAGGTCTTCTTTTGCCAGGCAAAATCTG GCACAGACGGATCATTGAATTTAGAAGTGGTGTCTCCCACTCTGTTAGTAGCAGAAAAGGAAGAAGCCAAGGCTGTGTTGACCttgtttttaaagaaacaaGGTTTGAGCAATGCTATTGCCACTAGAACCAGCAAGAAGTCAGATCATTTTATTGATCACCTTGTCTCAAGGCTTCACTCTAAACACAAATCTTGGTATCTTGCAG GGAGAGAGCTAACGACTCTAGAGATCAGGGACACACTTATCCCTTATCTTGAATCTCTTTTCGAAGAGCATGGAGACATCCTAGTGAATGTAGTGGAAAACTATCCAAATCCACCTGGTAAGGATAAATCAGCTGTGCCGATTCCTCCTTCTAATCCAGTGTCAGACTCTAAGAAGCTTAAAGCTGTGTCTCGAGTGAGTGAGACAGACCCAGATGGTGGCAATCTTCGCCCTCATATTGTCTATCTCATGGACCTTGGTATGGATATTGAGCAGATTAGGAGTATCACACGACGATTTCCATCTTTTGCCTACTATAGCTTGGAGGGTAAAATTAAGCCAGTGGTTGAGTTTTTTCTTGAACTTGGAGTGCCAAAAGAGAACATTCTTACTATCCTCACTAAAAGACCTCAATTATGTGGAATCAGTCTATCTGAAAATCTTAAACCCACCATGAAGTTCTTTGAATCTTTGGGTGTTGACAAAAACCAATGGCCAAAGGTGATCTATCGCTTCCCAGCACTGCTAACTTATAGCAGGCCGAAAGTGATGGAAAGCATAGATTTTCTCCTTGAATTAGGCCTCTCAGAAGAGAGTATAGGTAAGATTTTAACTCGCTGCCCCAACATTGTTAGTTACAGTGTAGAGGACAATCTCCGACCCACGGCTAAGTACTTCCATTCTTTGGGGGTTGAAGTTGGCGTTCTTCTCTTCAGATGCCCTCAAAATTTTGGTCTTAGCATTGAGAACAACCTAAAGCCTGCAACAGAATTTTTCTTGGAGCGGGGATACACTTTGGAAGAAATTGGGACCATGATTTCAAGATATGGAGCCTTGTATACTTTCAGCTTGACTGAAAATTTGATTCCAAAATGGGATTTCTTCTTGACCACAGGTTACCCAAAATCTGAGTTGGTTAAGTTCCCTCAATATTTTGGATACAATTTAGAGGAAAGGGTTAAACCTAGATTcacaattatgaaaaaatatggaGTGAAGTTACTGCTGAATCAGGTTCTTTCACTGTCAAGCAGCAACTTTGATGAagccttgaaaaagaaaatgaagaaaatgcaaGTTAGTTAG